One genomic segment of Pseudomonas sp. RU47 includes these proteins:
- a CDS encoding DNA alkylation repair protein, with translation MSTTDTAAPALKEIFNAERLQHIASEMSAVYPAFKAKAFLKHAQDGLAELSVMQRMARVSESLHAVLPLDYQDSLEVLFELAPRLNSGFVSMCLPHYVASYGGHAFDTSMDALKYFTTFGSSEFAIRHFLRSDLERSLERMHDWTRDENHHVRRLASEGSRPRLPWSFRLEAVQADPQLAAGILDRLKADESLYVRKSVANHLNDVTKVHPEWVLDTIEGWSLENKHTAWIAKNALRSLIKQGDLRALTVIGAGAKAKVELLDVRVEPAVVRLGEAITLSFVVKSTVAHEQRLVIDYAIDYVKANGGVSRKVFKLKTVVLAGFGELAVGRRQVIKDFTTRKHFEGRHGVRVMANGEVLGSAAFDIVAG, from the coding sequence ATGAGCACCACCGACACCGCCGCCCCGGCGTTAAAGGAAATCTTCAACGCCGAGCGCTTGCAACACATCGCCAGCGAAATGAGCGCCGTGTACCCGGCATTCAAGGCCAAGGCATTTCTCAAACATGCCCAGGACGGACTCGCCGAATTATCGGTGATGCAACGCATGGCCCGTGTCAGTGAAAGCCTGCATGCCGTGTTGCCGCTGGATTACCAAGATTCCCTAGAAGTGCTTTTCGAACTCGCGCCAAGGCTGAACAGCGGATTCGTCAGCATGTGTTTGCCGCACTACGTCGCGAGCTACGGCGGGCATGCGTTCGACACCTCCATGGACGCCCTGAAGTACTTCACCACCTTCGGCTCCTCCGAATTCGCCATCCGCCACTTTTTGCGCAGCGATCTGGAGCGCTCGCTGGAACGGATGCACGACTGGACCCGCGACGAAAACCACCACGTTCGACGCCTCGCCAGCGAAGGCAGCCGCCCTCGCCTGCCTTGGTCGTTTCGGTTGGAAGCGGTGCAGGCGGATCCGCAGTTAGCCGCGGGGATACTCGATCGGTTGAAGGCGGATGAGAGTTTGTACGTGCGCAAGTCCGTGGCGAATCATTTGAATGATGTGACGAAGGTGCATCCGGAGTGGGTGCTGGACACGATTGAAGGTTGGTCGTTGGAGAACAAGCACACGGCCTGGATTGCCAAGAATGCGTTGCGGAGTTTGATTAAGCAGGGGGATTTGCGGGCGTTAACGGTGATTGGCGCGGGGGCGAAGGCTAAGGTTGAGTTGTTGGATGTGCGGGTTGAACCGGCGGTGGTGAGGTTGGGGGAAGCGATTACGTTGTCGTTTGTGGTGAAGTCGACGGTGGCGCATGAGCAGCGGTTGGTGATTGATTATGCGATTGACTATGTGAAGGCGAATGGCGGGGTTTCGAGGAAGGTTTTTAAGTTGAAGACGGTGGTGTTGGCGGGGTTTGGGGAGTTGGCTGTGGGGAGGCGGCAGGTGATTAAGGATTTTACGACGCGGAAGCATTTTGAGGGGCGGCATGGGGTGAGGGTTATGGCTAATGGGGAGGTGTTGGGTAGCGCTGCGTTTGACATCGTTGCTGGATGA
- a CDS encoding glutathione S-transferase: MKLIGMLDSPYVRRVAISAKRLGIDLEHESVSVFRHFEQFQQINPVVKAPTLILDDGVVLMDSTLILDYLEASSGKSLLPTDLKQRAQALRLIGLSLAACEKAVQLYYERNLRPADIQYQPWVERVEGQLAAAFTALEQELEKTGLPTDGTLTQAGISLAVAWSFTDLVVPDQIDTRRYPHIAQYTAYAETLEAFVSTPMT; this comes from the coding sequence ATGAAACTGATCGGCATGCTGGACTCCCCTTACGTGCGCCGCGTGGCGATCTCCGCCAAACGCTTGGGGATCGACCTCGAACACGAGTCGGTCTCGGTGTTCCGCCACTTCGAGCAATTCCAGCAAATCAACCCGGTGGTCAAAGCCCCCACGCTGATCCTCGACGACGGCGTGGTCCTGATGGACTCGACCCTCATCCTCGATTACCTCGAGGCCAGCTCCGGCAAAAGTCTGCTGCCGACCGATCTGAAACAACGCGCCCAAGCCCTACGCCTGATCGGCCTCAGCCTCGCCGCCTGCGAAAAAGCCGTGCAGCTCTACTACGAACGCAACCTGCGCCCAGCCGACATCCAATACCAGCCGTGGGTCGAACGCGTCGAAGGCCAACTCGCCGCCGCCTTCACCGCCCTCGAGCAAGAACTGGAAAAAACCGGCCTGCCCACCGACGGCACCCTCACCCAGGCCGGCATCAGCCTCGCCGTCGCCTGGAGCTTCACCGACCTCGTCGTCCCCGACCAGATCGACACCCGCCGCTACCCCCACATCGCCCAATACACCGCCTACGCCGAGACCCTCGAAGCGTTCGTCAGCACCCCGATGACCTGA
- a CDS encoding MurR/RpiR family transcriptional regulator produces MPRPDLPATDEVSLASPPINAERLLQQITDEYDALPRQLKRIASYISQQSDRIMVDRISDIARECEVHPSAIVRFSQRFGFSGFSEMQALFRSAYTHKASPVQNYQQRIRSMIANQSQPASAGDLARECIDATRSGIERLGRELDDVAFEKAVDLIVNADNIYVVGVRRSFAVADYLVYNLQHTQKRIHLVSGLGGSYREQMRSVRANDLVIAISFVPYAKETQHCLRFARQQQANTLVLTDSHLSPLAKLAHSVLLVNEGSALAFRSLSATLCLCQALFVAVAYRLELNVDEIHEQPGFDD; encoded by the coding sequence ATGCCCCGCCCCGATCTGCCGGCCACCGACGAGGTTTCACTCGCCAGCCCCCCGATCAATGCCGAGCGCCTGCTGCAACAGATCACCGATGAATACGACGCCCTGCCGCGCCAGCTCAAACGCATCGCCAGCTACATCAGCCAGCAGAGCGACCGGATCATGGTCGACCGCATCAGCGACATCGCCCGCGAGTGCGAAGTGCACCCGTCCGCCATCGTGCGGTTCTCGCAACGCTTCGGTTTCAGCGGTTTCAGCGAAATGCAGGCCTTGTTCCGCAGCGCCTACACCCACAAAGCCTCGCCGGTGCAAAACTACCAGCAACGCATCCGCAGCATGATCGCCAACCAGTCGCAGCCAGCCAGCGCCGGCGACCTCGCGCGCGAATGCATCGACGCCACGCGCTCCGGCATCGAACGCCTGGGCCGCGAACTCGATGATGTCGCGTTCGAAAAAGCCGTCGACCTGATCGTCAACGCAGACAACATTTATGTCGTCGGCGTGCGCCGCTCCTTCGCCGTCGCCGACTACCTCGTTTACAACTTGCAACACACTCAGAAACGAATTCATCTGGTGTCCGGGCTCGGCGGCAGCTATCGCGAGCAAATGCGCAGCGTGCGCGCGAACGATCTGGTCATCGCCATCAGCTTCGTGCCCTACGCGAAGGAAACCCAACATTGCCTGCGCTTCGCCCGCCAGCAGCAGGCCAACACCCTGGTCCTCACCGACAGCCACCTCTCGCCGCTGGCGAAACTCGCCCACAGCGTATTGCTGGTCAACGAAGGCAGCGCCCTCGCCTTTCGTTCGCTGAGTGCGACGCTGTGTTTGTGCCAGGCGTTGTTTGTGGCGGTGGCGTATCGGCTGGAACTGAATGTTGATGAGATTCACGAACAACCCGGCTTCGACGACTGA
- a CDS encoding TraR/DksA family transcriptional regulator yields the protein MTKDKLLAMPADDYMNAEQHAFFTELLQNMKVETHERIEQNRIAIESLDTPADPADAASVEEERTWLVNAIDRDQRMLPQLEQALERIKEDSFGWCDDSGEAIGLKRLLISPTTKYCIEAQERHEQIDKHQRQA from the coding sequence ATGACAAAGGACAAGTTGCTGGCCATGCCGGCAGATGACTACATGAATGCCGAGCAGCACGCTTTCTTCACTGAGCTGTTGCAGAACATGAAAGTCGAAACCCACGAGCGCATTGAGCAAAACCGTATCGCCATCGAAAGCCTGGACACCCCGGCTGACCCGGCGGACGCGGCTTCGGTTGAAGAAGAGCGCACTTGGCTGGTGAACGCGATCGATCGCGACCAGCGCATGCTGCCGCAACTGGAACAAGCCCTTGAGCGCATCAAGGAAGACAGCTTTGGCTGGTGCGATGACAGCGGCGAGGCCATTGGCCTGAAACGCCTGCTGATCAGCCCGACCACCAAATACTGCATCGAAGCTCAAGAGCGTCACGAGCAGATCGACAAGCACCAGCGTCAGGCCTGA